Proteins encoded by one window of Rhodamnia argentea isolate NSW1041297 chromosome 6, ASM2092103v1, whole genome shotgun sequence:
- the LOC115748498 gene encoding protein DMP2-like: MLPQILGSLFIFQKLVSIVKKMGSKVSSLASNTNCKQQSSSTTTSSSSSTSSSSTTTSSAYTGLGNIIKLLPTGTVFLFHFLNPLLTNNGQCHTYNKYLSAILIAVCGISCCIASFTDSYKGSDGSTHYGIATAKGIWPSSSSSNSLSGHKLRFSDFVHAFLSVIIFTVLALLDTNTVKCFYPSFETTEKTLIKVLPTVIGSISSTVFTLFPSTRNGVGYPSSDASTTSGTSTTSESNAEKV, from the coding sequence ATGCTTCCCCAAATCCTAGGTAGcttgttcatttttcaaaaattggttagCATTGTCAAAAAGATGGGCAGCAAGGTCTCTTCCCTAGCCTCCAATACCAATTGTAAGCAACAAAGCAGCAGCACCACCAcctccagcagcagcagcacctCCAGCAGCAGCACCACCACCAGCAGCGCATACACCGGACTAGGCAACATCATTAAGCTCCTTCCAACCGGGACCGTCTTCCTTTTCCATTTCCTCAACCCTCTTTTGACCAACAACGGCCAATGCCACACTTATAACAAGTACCTAAGTGCCATTCTCATCGCAGTCTGCGGCATTTCGTGTTGTATTGCTAGCTTCACTGATAGCTACAAGGGGAGCGACGGGTCGACCCACTACGGGATCGCCACGGCCAAGGGCATTTGGCCGAGCTCGAGCTCTAGTAATTCCTTATCGGGGCATAAGCTTCGGTTCTCGGATTTCGTCCATGCATTCTTGTCGGTGATTATTTTCACGGTTTTGGCGTTGTTGGACACGAACACCGTGAAGTGCTTTTATCCGTCTTTCGAGACTACGGAGAAGACTTTGATCAAGGTTCTGCCAACCGTGATCGGCTCGATCTCGAGCACGGTGTTCACGTTGTTCCCGAGCACGCGCAACGGAGTTGGGTACCCTTCAAGTGATGCTAGTACTACCTCGGGGACTAGTACTACATCGGAGAGCAATGCCGAGAAAGTTTGA